In the Victivallis sp. Marseille-Q1083 genome, one interval contains:
- a CDS encoding DUF4434 domain-containing protein, whose amino-acid sequence MRITGTFLDEISFDIPHHNWGYAEWDHDFSAMKAMGIKRVFLIRAASGNFLTYPSKVIPAFGGIYHTPPVDLIDLFLELAEKHDMEFYAGTVHGHPGNCVDWTEKIFQDEAHFNEEIIGELQERYGHRRAFAGWYLTHEVCANHPGVIELFIRQGQFAKKISGNKPTMISPYFAGFKAKEAVMDDDTVQLTVEEHARHWDRIFAALAGSVDYVAFQDGHVGYHELADYLAVTRQLANRHGIGCWSNIESFDRDMPIRFMPIKWEKFLWKMESAEAAGITEGITFEFSHFMSPNSMYRSAAGLFDQYCRHCGLPARSTDFLPGGHSEEPAAARRHRSKRPVFYR is encoded by the coding sequence ATGCGTATCACAGGTACATTCTTGGACGAGATCAGCTTCGACATTCCCCACCACAACTGGGGTTATGCCGAATGGGACCATGATTTCTCGGCGATGAAAGCGATGGGAATCAAACGGGTTTTTCTGATCCGGGCGGCCAGCGGCAACTTTCTCACTTACCCGTCAAAAGTCATTCCGGCTTTCGGCGGCATTTACCACACGCCGCCGGTCGACCTGATCGACCTGTTTCTGGAACTGGCGGAAAAGCATGACATGGAGTTCTACGCCGGGACCGTTCACGGCCATCCGGGCAACTGTGTCGACTGGACCGAAAAAATATTCCAGGATGAGGCGCATTTCAATGAGGAGATCATCGGAGAACTGCAGGAGCGCTACGGTCATCGCCGGGCCTTCGCCGGCTGGTATCTGACCCATGAAGTCTGCGCCAACCATCCGGGCGTCATCGAACTGTTCATCCGCCAGGGCCAATTCGCCAAAAAGATTTCCGGCAATAAACCGACGATGATCTCTCCCTATTTTGCCGGCTTCAAAGCCAAGGAAGCGGTCATGGATGACGACACCGTGCAATTGACGGTCGAAGAGCACGCCAGGCATTGGGACCGTATTTTCGCCGCCCTCGCCGGTTCAGTCGATTATGTCGCCTTTCAGGACGGCCATGTCGGCTATCATGAACTGGCCGACTACCTGGCGGTCACCCGCCAACTGGCAAACCGGCACGGCATCGGCTGCTGGAGCAATATCGAAAGTTTCGACCGTGATATGCCGATCCGGTTCATGCCGATCAAATGGGAAAAATTTCTCTGGAAGATGGAATCGGCGGAAGCGGCCGGCATCACCGAAGGCATCACCTTCGAGTTCTCTCATTTCATGAGTCCCAACAGCATGTACCGTTCCGCCGCCGGCCTGTTCGATCAGTACTGCCGCCATTGCGGCTTGCCGGCCCGTTCCACCGACTTTCTGCCGGGCGGGCACAGCGAGGAACCGGCAGCAGCCAGACGGCACCGGAGCAAACGGCCGGTTTTTTACCGCTGA